The sequence TTATCGTTGCTAATCTTGATCCCTTGGGAAAGATGATTCAAAAGGGGTTTCATATTACCGGTGTCGTTCCTAATAATGAAGCCATTGTATCGGTAGCACAAAAGGTACTCGGTGTTGAGACGATGTCGATTTTGTTGGCCGGACTGGTGATTAATCTCCTGATTGCCCGCTTTACGAAGTATAAATATGTTTTTTTAACGGGCCATCACAGCTTTTTTATGGCTTGTTTACTTTCGGCTGTATTAGGTGCTTCAGGCATGAAAGGTGTAGAAATGATTTTGATTGGCGGCTTTATACTCGGGGCTTGGAGTGCGATTTCACCTGCTATTGGACAGAAATATACCTTGAAAGTTACGGATGGCGATGATATTGCTCTCGGACATTTTGGTAGTTTGGGTTATTATTTAGCCGCGTGGGTCGGGCATTTTGCTGGGAAACCGGAAGAAAGCACGGAAAAAATCGAAATTCCTGAGAAATGGGGTTTCTTACGTGATACCACGATTTCTACGGCTTTAACAATGATGATCTTTTATTTAATTGCGGCGTTTGCTGCGGGGCCTGCTTTTGTCGCTACCCTTTCAGGGGAAATGTCGCCTTTCTTGTTTGCCGTTATGGCGGCTCTTAAATTTGCCGTAGGTGTTACGGTTGTCTATGCTGGCGTTCGCATGATTTTAGGGGATTTGATTCCGGCATTTCAAGGCATTGCAACGAAAATCATACCAAATGCAGTTCCGGCTGTGGATTGCGCCGTCTTCTTTACCTATGCGCCGACAGCTGTTGTTGTTGGATTTATTAGCTCCTTTATTGGCGGCGTTATTGGTATGTTGATTTTAGGGGCCACAGGAGGTATCTTGATTATTCCTGGTCTTGTTCCTCACTTTTTCTGTGGTGCTACAGCCGGTATCTTTGGTAATGCTACAGGGGGAAAACGCGGTGCAGCTTTAGGGGCTTTTGTGAATGGTCTGGCCATTACTTTTCTGCCAGCCTGGTTATTGCCTGTACTGGGGCAATTGGGATTCCAAAATACTACCTTTGGTGATGCAGATTTTGGGGTACTGGGTATTTTACTCGGTCAAATTTCGAATGCCATTGGTATAGCAGGGATTTATGCTATTGTGGCTATTTTACTTGTCATATTGTTTGTTCCAAACTTTATTAAAACGAAATCAAATGCCTTAAATCATATTCAAGGTTAAGGTGCTTTACCAGAACAAGCAAAAAATGCAGCATAAATATTTTAGGGGGACGGACCAATGATGGGAATGAAAAATCTCAAAATTAAAATTTTTGCTGATGGAGCAAATCTTGAAGCCATGCTGGAAATTTATAGGAAAGATTATATTAAGGGTTTTACAACGAATCCTTCTTTAATGAAAAAAGCAGGCGTCAATAATTATGAAGTTTTTGCTAAAAGGGTCTTAGAATATATACGGGATGTTCCTGTATCCTTTGAGGTTTTTGCTGACGAGTTTGATTTGATGGAACGAGAAGCAAAAAAAATTGGCAGTTGGGGGAAAAATGTATATATTAAAATTCCTATTACCAACTCGCGCGGCGAATCG is a genomic window of Pelorhabdus rhamnosifermentans containing:
- a CDS encoding PTS ascorbate transporter subunit IIC, translating into MSIFTVILEFLRDVLKQPALLMGIMAFVGLIALKRPAYKVMTGTLKPILGYLMLGAGADFIVANLDPLGKMIQKGFHITGVVPNNEAIVSVAQKVLGVETMSILLAGLVINLLIARFTKYKYVFLTGHHSFFMACLLSAVLGASGMKGVEMILIGGFILGAWSAISPAIGQKYTLKVTDGDDIALGHFGSLGYYLAAWVGHFAGKPEESTEKIEIPEKWGFLRDTTISTALTMMIFYLIAAFAAGPAFVATLSGEMSPFLFAVMAALKFAVGVTVVYAGVRMILGDLIPAFQGIATKIIPNAVPAVDCAVFFTYAPTAVVVGFISSFIGGVIGMLILGATGGILIIPGLVPHFFCGATAGIFGNATGGKRGAALGAFVNGLAITFLPAWLLPVLGQLGFQNTTFGDADFGVLGILLGQISNAIGIAGIYAIVAILLVILFVPNFIKTKSNALNHIQG